The genomic stretch ACCAAATTTGATTATAAATGCTTAGGCACACAAGCAAAGAGACTTctaatgctcaagcacacaagcaagagacttccaatGCTCAAACCCTTAAGTAAGAGACTTCTAATGCTCAAGCACACAGGCAAaagactttcaaatgctcaagcaTACAAGAAAGAGACTTCTTACAATCTAACTATTAAAATATGAGATTGTCTGAGAGTTACACATGATATACAATCAAAGGTGTAAACAAGATACAATACAAAAGACTTTTGAGACTTAATGATTTCTATGAATGTACAAGTTTTAAGAAATTCTAAGTTGAACTTGTACTTTTTATTTGACAGAGTAAAAAATCTTGTTTGTCAATAATTCATTGTCTCTTTTCTTCAAGTCTCCAGTTCCTTAAATAGAGAAACATAAAAGAGACGTTGGAGAATAATTCTTGCACACGTGAGCCTCTGAAAAGCTTTCATCATTTATGTTGAAATGTTTATTCAAATGGTTAATGCCTGACAAAAACACTTTTGAAAATCATTAGCTTCAAAAGGAATTATCCATTCATCCATGCTAtctttgatcttgaatcttcacatGATCAGAAGAAGACAATTTATCCTTAAAGTCTAATAGTGACTTATCAGAGTTTCTTAATCCTATCGCTCTGATTGAATTGTGAGTCTGAGTTTTTAGAGTATAGATCTTCAAAGTTTAACTTTCTCCAGAGTCTAATCTTCACTACTTGACCTCTTTAGATTCCGAGTCTTCAGAGTCTAAATCTCCAGAGGTTGACTTTCTTTAGACTATGTTCTTCAGAAGTTGACCTCTTTAGAGAATGATTTTTAGGTTCCGATCCTTCAGATTCTGGTTTGTTAAACTTCTCTTTACTGTTCAATCTTGGTGTTAGAACTTAATTTGTAACATAAGTTTTTAGTGTATGATCATGCACACTTGAATATAAGTTAGTATACccaattgttctttaaatactttattatcatcaaaaccttaGAGATATGGTACAAATTAATATTATTCCAACAGAAACAATCCATGGACCATATGAACGCCATAATCGATTAAACTAATCAACTATTTACCTCTAATAGTCGATTGTTCAAGCCAAAAATATATGGTTTTGATATTTAGCCGTAATCAATCATTAAAAGACTGCCCCAAACGATTTTAGACTCAACCAAGAGAAAATAATTGATTAGGTTTGTaggaataataaattatttagccTTTTCAAAGGTTTATAATATGTGTGTAATTTTCCATAGTATTTCCAGAAATACCATTGTGTCTTTACAAGACACTGATCACTCAAACAGACATGACCAGACAAACTTTTGCACTTCCTTTCTTTCATAACACTAAAGCTTTAAGTCCTGACATAATTATCTTTGAGTTTAGCATAACACCAAGACCTGAGTCGTCTTAATGAGGATTACAATATCTTTATGTTGATTACCATCATCGGGGAATTGAGAAGATAAACCATCGATAAACCTTGAAACAAAAGTTTTCATAGAATGTCGTTTGATGACAATGTTGACTTTGAAAGAGATGAATTAATGATCTAAAGCATTTTTAAAGGATAAATTTATTCAACAAAATACCTTTTATACAACATCTTGAGCATTTTCAGTCACTTGAGCTATCTTCAACAGACAAGGGCTTCACGGGATATCGTTTGATATCAAGTGTTATCATCATTAAAACCAAATAACTAATTAGTTGATTCCAACTTTGCTATAAACAAACTTCACAATATTGGATCACTTTGACAATACAAGCGATCGCATAAAACTATAATGCTTTTTTTAAAGAATACTACTGAAAAATCGAACATGCACAATTTTATGTTAATATCCGCTCAATCAAAAATCGTGGTAGATAACCTGTTTTTAAAGAAGTCTCGTGAATCGTCTATTTCGCCCTTCTGACATAACTATAATGCAACACACTAAATCGAAATTGTTTATAACACGTGGGCCTTGAACTACCATATTTGTGACAATCTaaatataaatattcaaattttaatgaaatgcatttattttttcttataaaccttttaactattttaaaagcaaagttatttaaaaaaaatatataaagcattgagaggagcacactctccgGACTCAAGTGTTTCACCGCTAGATCTCACACACGCACACCTAATAGTTAGTTGATTAAAGtaatatacaaaattatttaataaaatacttCACTCATCATAtaaaattcaatatatatatatatatatatatatatatatatatatatatatagtgtaaaatattatatacaattaattaatcataatcattatatttttataaatattttattttatttaattagacaTAAAATTAGATTTTGATACTCAACTTTTCACCCTAAcgtacataaaaattaaattcatttttgacttttgacaggaaataaaaattaaattcataaatatATCTCTTTCTTGAAAAAAGAAAGGCGTGGACGGTCCCGATTGGCTACAACACAACCAACAGCAAACGTGAGCCATTGGATAACGCATCCTAAAACCTGGAAACTAAACTATTAAAACCCCAAAATTTACAACTAGTACTCTTTATAGAGAGAAACAAAGAGTTTTCTCAAAGAGCCAAGATCGAGAGTTCAAAAACCAAATTCccgaaatttagaaaaaaaaaccaaaaattgaTTATCGTTAGAGGTGGATCGGAGGCCCAGGCAGTCGGAGGAAGGCGGATCTGTTGAGTTACCATGGAAGGAGTTGGGGCCCGACTGGGGCGGTCCTCGACCCGTTACGGACCGGCAACGGTTTTCACCGGACCGGTGAGAAAGTGGAAGAAGAAATGGGTTCACGTTTCACCTTCTTCCGCTTCTGCTAATTCCAATAACAACACCAATCACAATCACGGTTCTTCTAATAACGGTAATAACAACGGTTCTCATCTTCTTCTTTATAAGTGGACGCCTATTACTCAGAGCCAGAACACCAACAATAACGGCAGTAATGGGAACGTTAAGGACGCGCAGATTGAACCGGTGGAAGAGCCTCCCCGGAGGAAATTTAAATATGTTCCGGTAATTTCTTTACGATGCAATTCTTTTGTTATCTTTATTGGTTTAGGGTTTTATTGGATGAAGATGAATTGATAGGGTTTTGTGGatgctgattttttttttttttttttgcgtttctGTTAATTGTTGCACTTCTGAAAAAAAAGCTTGTCTTTGTTGGATACCGAAGCGACACTACACTTTACTATTGGTGTCCGTACTAGCAATCTTAattttgttttgataatttttatatttgagtgTTGGTAAGATAGCAAAATCCCTTTTTGGCGGCTTTCTGAATCGCACAAGTATAGGAACCAATTAATTATTTGCTTAACTTTTCAGTATTGCCTAGGCTATAACTTATAAGTTGGTTTACAGTTTAGCGAAACTTGAATCAGGAACACGATATatgactatttgtttaagaaattaaattctctttagcgtgaatgtcccgagatggaaatggagatatggatgccttgtgggaaacgtgatattcactttaccgtgtgattgtcccgagatggaaatggagatacggatgccttgtgggaaacgtgaaattcactttaccgtgattgtcccgagatggaaatggagatatggatgccttgtgggaaacgtgaaattcactttaccgtgaatgtcccgagatggaaatggagatatggatgccttgtgggaaacgtgaaattcactttaccgttaatgtcccgagatggaaatagAGATATGAATGCCTTGTGGTAAATGCGTTGATTGCTGTGGCGACGAAATAAAGTTAACCGATGactttttgtttaagaaatgaaattcactttaccgtgaatgtcccgagatggaaatggagtaATGGATGCCTTGTGGAAAATGTGTTGAGTTGCTGTGGGGACGAATAAAGTTAACCGATGAGAACTCCTATAAAAGTGGTGGTAGTTTTTTTGTTCGAGGATAGGATTTGGAAAGTGATTTATGATAAATAAAAGTTTGTGTCTTGTATGATATTATGAATAAAAGAACAACTCTATTGCTGAAAGTGGCCTGATTCAGATATTGGAATAAGAATTCTATGAAAAAGTACGTCCGAATGAGAATCAAAGAGTGTTAGAGGGAGAAATGGTTTATTTCGGTGAAAATGAAAAGGGAAGATGTCATTACATAGTGGTCTGTGGCCCTAGACAGAGTCTAGTGGTAAAGGGGGATCTAGTTAGCAAAGATACTGATATTTGCCAAAGtattattcaataattttttagTCTTTATTCATGTCAAAATACTGATCTCTCCATTGTGTCGGTATATTCCATAGGGTTATTTCTTAATACATCTCTGGGATGAATTGCTGATCACATTTTCAGAATATTGTATACTATCATTTTATCTCCTAAGAAATTCTttaggattattgattgattgatAAGCTTTTCTTGTCTGTTCTATTATTATATTAGGCAGtattatgttgttgtgataagACAAACATAATTGTTCATTCAACTGTAAACCCTCAATTTAGTTGGTAAAAGATTTTTGAGAAAATGTTCTTAAAAGATTAGCAAGATCAATCTTCTTATGACATGGAATTCGgtttaccgtgaatgtcccgagatggaaatggagatatggatgccttgtgggaaatgtgTTGAGTGCTGTGGGGACGAAATAAAGTTAACCGATGactttttgtttaagaaatgaaattcactttaacgtgaatgtcccgagatggaaatggagtaatggatgccttgtgggaaatgtgTTGAGTGCTGTGGTGACGAAATAAAGTTAACCGATGactttttgtttaagaaatgaaattcactttaccgagAATATCCCGAGATGGAAAtagagatatggatgccttgtgggaaatgcGTTGAGTGCTGTGGCGACGAAATAAAGTTAACCGATGACTTTTTGTTTGAGAAATGAAATTCAGTTTACCGTAAAtttcccgagatggaaatggagaatgccttgtgggaaatgtgTTGAGTGCTGTGGCGAAGAAATAAAGTTAACCGATGACTTTTTGTTTgagaaatgaaattcactttaccgtgaatgtcccgagatggaaatggagatatggatgccttgtgggaaatgtgTTGAGTGCTGTGGGGACGAAATAAAGTTAACAGATGACTTTTTGTTAaagaaatgaaattcactttactgtgaatgtcccgagatggaagtggagatatggatgccttgtgggaaatcTGTAGAGTGTTGTGGGGACGAAATAAAGTTAACGATGACTTTTTGTCtaagaaatgaaattcactttaccgtgaatgtcccgagatggaattggagatatggatgccttgtgggaaatgtgTTGTGTGCAGTGGGGACGAAATAAAGTAAACCGATGAGAACTCCTATAAAAGCGGTGGTAGTTTTTTTGTTCGAGGATAGGATTTGGAAAGTAATTTATGATAAATGAATGTTTGTGTCTTGTAtgatatgatgaataaaagaacaACTCTATTGCTGAAAGTGGCATGATTCAGATATTGGAATAAGAATTCTATGAAAAAGTAGGTCAGATTTAGAATCAAAGAGTGTTGGAGGGAGACATGGTTTATTTCggtgaaaatgaaaaggaaaatgtCATTACATAGTGGTCTGTGGCCCTAGACAGAGTCTAGGGGTAAAGGGGGATCTAGTTAGCAAAGATACTGATATTTGCCAAAGtattattcaataattttttagTCTTTATTCATGTCAAAATACTGATCTCTCCATTGTGTCGGTATATTCCATAGGGTTATTTCTTAATACATCTTTGGGATGAATTGCTGATCACATTTTCAGAATATTGTATACTATCATTCATCTCCTAAGAAATTCTGTAGGATTATTGTTTGATCATCTCAGATAAGCTTTTCTTGTCTGTTCTATTATTATATTAGGCAGTTTTATGTTGTTGTAATAAGACAAACATAATTGTTCATTCAACTGTAAACCCTCAATTTAGTTCTTAAAAGATTAGCAAGATCAATCTTCTTATGACATGAAATTCAgtttaccgtgaatgtcccgagatggaaatggaggtatggatgccttgtgggaaatgtgTTGAGTGCTGTGGGGACGAAATAAAGTTAACTGATGactttttgtttaagaaatgaaattcaATTTAACGTGagtgtcccgagatggaaatggagtaatggatgccttgtgggaaatgtgTTGAGTGTTGCGGCAACGAAATAAAGTTAACCGATGactttttgtttaagaaatgaaattcactttaccatgcatgtcccgagatggaaatggagatatggatgccttgtgggaaatgcGTTGAGTGCTGTGGCGACGAAATAAAGTTATCCAATCACTTTTTGTTTGAGAAATGAAATTCAgtttaccgtgaatgtcccgagatggaaatggagatatggatgccttgtgggaaatgtCTTGAGTGCTGTGGCGATGAAATAAAGTTAACCAATGACTTTTTGTTTgagaaatgaaattcactttaccgtgaatgtcccgagatggaaatggagatatggatgccttgtgggaaatgtgTTGAGTGCTGTGGGGACGAAATAAAGTTAACCGATGactttttgtttaagaaatgaaattcactttaccgtgaatgtcccgagatggaagtggagatatggatgccttgtgggaaatcTATTGAGTGCTGTGGGGACGAAATAAAGTTAACAATGACTTTTTGTCtaagaaatgaaattcactttaccgtgaatgtcacaagatggaaatggagatatggatgccttgtgggaaatcTGTTGAGTGCTGTGGGGGCGAAATAAAGTTAACGATGACTTTTTGTCtaagaaatgaaattcactttaccgtgaatgtcccgagatggaatTGGAGAGATGGATGCCTTATGGGAAatgtgaaattcactttaccgtgaatgtcccgagatggaaatggagatatggatgccttgtgggaaacgtgaaattcactttaccgttaatgtcccgagatggaaatagagatatggatgccttgtgggaaatgcGTTGATTGCTGTGGCGACGAAATAAAGTTAACCGATGactttttgtttaagaaatgaaattcactttaccgtgaatgtccctAGATGGAAATGGAGTAATGGATGCCTTGTGGAAAATGTGTTGAGTTGCTGTGGGGACGAATAAAGTTAACCGATGAGAACTCCTATAAAAGCGGTGGTAGTTTTTTGTTCGAGGATAGGATTTGGAAAGTGATTTATGATAAATAAAAGTTTGTGTCTTGTATGATATTATGAATAAAAGAACAACTCTATTGCTGAAAGTGGTCTGATTCAGATATTGGAATAAGAATTCTATGAAAAAGTAGGTCAGATTTAGAATCAAAGAGTGTTGGAGGGAGACATGGTTTATTTCggtgaaaatgaaaaggaaagatGTCATTACATAGTGGTCTGTGGCCCTAGACAGAGTCTAGTGGTAAAGGGGGATCTAGTCAGCAAAGATACTGATATTTGCCAAAGtattattcaataattttttagTCTTTATTAATGTCAAAATACTGATCTCTCCATTGTGTCGGTATATTCCATAGGGTTATTTCTTAATACATCTCTGGGATGGATTGCTGATTACATTTTCGGAATATTGTATATTATCATTTCATTTACTAAGAATTTTTttaggattattgattgattatctcAGATAAGCTTTTCTTGTGTGTTCTATTATATATTAGGCAGTATGCCAGTATTATGTTATTGTGATAGACAAAATAATTGTTCATTCATTCAACTGGAAACCCTCAATTTAGTTCTTAAAAGATTAGCAAGATCAAGTTAGTCTTCTAATGACATGAATTACATTGCATTGCTGATAGATTAAAAGTTGAGCTGTTAACACAATGACACTGTCAAATGATTTTGTTTTCTAAACAACACTCGGTTGATGAGCATATACCTAGACCTAACTCTTGGAATTGTTCTGTGTAGTACAGCTGCGGATTTTTACTTTTTTAGATAGTGCTCGTCATATGCATATACTGAACATAATAGaatattttgttttgttctcTTTGATCCACACTTCACATCAATCCTTTTAGTGGAATTAAAACGTACCACTTTTAAATTTCATTTGTCGTTCTATTTTATAgtataaaacttaaaaaatagaTGTTCCAGCCATGTATACCACTTATCAAATGCTACTTTAGCGTTCCCTTCGGTAAATCACACTTATGTTGGAAATGGCTTGTGCAACCTTGAATAGTGTTTATTTCCCCACATTGTTGGCCATCAAGTGGAATCAGTGTTGTTGATGGCAGATGGCGGAGCAAAAATCCCGGCATACCGGCCACTTTGCGGCACCGTTATAGCAGATTATGGCAGAAAAGCCTACAATATCTGGCCGATATTTACCATTGCGGTGAGACTACAAAATGCCATGTATATCCACCATAGCGGCCATGGCGCCGCTATTTGCTATTTGATAACACTGGGTGGAATCTACTGCTTAGAGCTATAAGCATACATGGTTGTCAATTTCTGTATCATATTACTTTGCAGTAGTAGGTATCGAAGTTAAGTTAACTCAAAAAATTGCTTTTGTAATAGACTTGGATAGACGAGCATAGTCTCCAGTATGAGTACAAATTGTACAATACAATGGCAGTGGCAGTGGcagtgtttttttaaaaacactAAGATAAGAACAACAGTTGAATGATATGTGGCTGCGGTATAACCTAGTTATGCACTTGACTCCATAGATGCATTTAGCATCTCAATGTGAACTCATCTATAAACAAGGGAACTTTGTTGTGTCGAGTCTCAACCTTGCAGCTTTTGGATTGGTAGGGTTTTATGGATGCCGATTGTTTTTTGTGTTTCTATTAATTGTTGCACTTTTGAAAAAAGGTCTTGTCTGTGTCGGATATCGAAGCGACATTAAGTTCAATGGTGTGGTGTCTGGTGTCCGTGCTAGCCATCTTAGttttgttttgataatttttatatttgagtgTTTGGTAAGATGCCAAAATGCCTTATTGGCGGCTTTCTGAATCGCACAAGTATAGGAACCATTGTGGGAAAGGTGTTGAGTGCCGTGGGGACGAAATAAAAGTGACTACTGAGAATTCCTATAAAAACGGCGGTAGTTTTTTGTTCGAGGATAGGATTTGGAAAATAATTTATGGTAAACGAAATTTTGCACCTTGTATGATGCATAAAATTACAAATCTATTGCTGAAAGTGGCATGATTCAGATATTGGAATAAGAAAATTACAAATCTATTGCTGAAAGTGGCATGATTCAGATATTGGAATAAGAATTCTATGAAAAAGTAGGTCAGAATGAGAATCAAAGAGTGTTGGAGGGAGACATGATTATTTTggtgaaaatgaaaaggaaagatGTCATTACATAGTGGTCTGTGGCCCTAGACAGAGTCTAATGGTAAAGGAGGATCTAGTCAGCAAAGATACTGATATTTGCCAAATtattattcaataattttttagTCTTTATTCATGTCAAAATACTGATCTTTCCATTGTGTCGGTATATTCCATATGGATATTTCTTAATACATCTCTGGGATGGATTGCTGATTACATTTTTAGAATGCTACCTTAGCGTTCCCTTGGGTAAATCACACTTGTGTTGGAAATGGCTTGTGCAACCTTCAATGGTGTTTATTTCCCCATATTGTTTGCCACCAAGTGGAATCAGTATTGTCGATGGCAGATGGCTGAGCCAAAGTCCCAGTATACCGGCCACTTTGCGGGGTCGTTATAGCGGATAATGGCGGAAAAACCTGCAATATGACTGATTTTACCATTGTGGTGAGCCTGCAAACAGCCATGTATATCCACCAAAGAGGCCATGGCGCCTCTATTTGCTATTTGATAACACTGGGTGGAGTCTACTACTTAGAGCTATAATCATCCATGGTTGTCAATTTCTGTATCATATTACTTTGCAATAGTAGGTATCAAAGTTGAGTTAACTCAAAAAGTTGCTTTTGTAGTAGACTTGGATAGACACGCATAGAGTCCCCAGTATGAATACAAATTGTACAATACAATGTCAGTAGccgtgtttttttttaaaaccctaaGATAAGAGCAACAGTTGAATGATATGTGGCTATGGTAGCAGTAACCTAGTTATAGCATGACTCCATAGATGCATTTAGCATCTCAATGTGAACTCATCTATAAACAAGGGGAACATTGTTGTATCGAGTCTCAACCTTGCAACTTTTGCAAGTCTGCAATGAATCAATGCGCCAACAAGGTGAGTGATCCTAAATCTGATGAGCTGATTCCAGCTTTGACGAGGAGACCCAGTCCCACCCAGTGTTATCAAACAGCGGCGTGATAGCCGCTATGGCAGATATACATGGCGGTTTTCGGCCTCTCCACAATGGTATATAACATCCGGCGCTGCAAAGCGGCCGGTACggcgggattttggctctccgccatcGACAATACGCCCCACCATCATTCACTCTTCTGGAATTTTCTTTCCCATGTTTTAGTCGAGCCTGGAACTTGAAGTCATTTTTGTTACACTTTCACATTTTTGCCATAATAAATCATTTCAGTATTCCTTGTATTGATGCCAATTATCTCGATGGATGATAAATTCAAATGTGATGTTAAATGTCATGGGGAATGGGAAGGCATTGTGGtaatattctggactgtctgatGATGCAGGTTGCTGTACTAGAGGAGCAGAAAAATGAGGC from Vicia villosa cultivar HV-30 ecotype Madison, WI linkage group LG4, Vvil1.0, whole genome shotgun sequence encodes the following:
- the LOC131595407 gene encoding uncharacterized protein LOC131595407: MEGVGARLGRSSTRYGPATVFTGPVRKWKKKWVHVSPSSASANSNNNTNHNHGSSNNGNNNGSHLLLYKWTPITQSQNTNNNGSNGNVKDAQIEPVEEPPRRKFKYVPVAVLEEQKNEAAEIDEVAEKVEDESNPVEADSSAAEPTSKNEILDEKPDINDVPMEESEPQDKNQVVRQDLNESLDLSLGLTSHDEENDSDSKTNQTTEGQ